The following proteins are encoded in a genomic region of Brachypodium distachyon strain Bd21 chromosome 1, Brachypodium_distachyon_v3.0, whole genome shotgun sequence:
- the LOC100839250 gene encoding chalcone--flavonone isomerase: MAVSELEVDGVVFPPLERPPGSAHAHFLAGAGVRGMDIGGNFIKFTAIGVYLQADAAVSSLAAKWAAKPAADLAADAAFFRDVVTGEFEKFTRVTMILPLTGAQYAEKVTENCVKYWQATGAYTDAEAAAVEKFREAFQPHSFAPGGSILFTHSPAGVLTVAFSKDSSVPASGAAAIENRPLCEAVLESIIGEHGVSPAAKLSLATRVAELLKAAEPVSVSL; the protein is encoded by the exons ATGGCCGTGTCGGAGCTTGAGGTCGACGGCGTCGTCTTCCCGCCGCTCGAGCGGCCCCCGGGCTCCGCCCACGCTCacttcctcgccggcgccggggtgCGAGGGATGGACATCGGGGGCAACTTCATCAAGTTCACGGCCATCGGCGTGTACCTCCAGGCCGACGCCGCCGTGTCCTCGCTCGCCGCCAAGTGGGCCGCcaagcccgccgccgacctcgccgccgacgccgccttcttccgcGACGTCGTCACAG GCGAGTTCGAGAAGTTCACGAGGGTGACGATGATCCTGCCGCTGACGGGGGCGCAGTACGCGGAGAAGGTGACGGAGAACTGCGTCAAGTACTGGCAGGCCACGGGCGCGTACACGgacgccgaggccgccgccgtggagaaGTTCAGGGAGGCATTCCAGCCCCACAGCTTCGCTCCCGGCGGCTCCATACTCTTCACCCACTCCCCCGCCGGCGTCCTCACC GTGGCGTTCTCGAAGGACTCGTCGGTGCCGGCgtcgggcgcggcggcgataGAGAACAGGCCGCTGTGCGAGGCCGTGCTGGAGTCCATCATCGGCGAGCACGGggtctcgccggcggccaagcTCAGCCTCGCCACCAGGGTCGCCGAGCTCCTCAAGGCGGCAGAGCCCGTGTCCGTTTCGTTGTGA
- the LOC100825274 gene encoding protein SODIUM POTASSIUM ROOT DEFECTIVE 3: MAPLLFKDMRSLSCSSPASTAICPSLERQPMVRPHKAAASPLCQAPAEPRTHRQDGKKGQQHRTITVAAAAAAANGELASPAGSTRYLLSGRSPGAGAEEIQEVESAAAAATAPGGDARKEEPVAAAAAGKNANTQEQVVVLKVSLHCKACAGKVKKHLSKMEGVRTFSIDFAAKKVTVVGDVTPLGVLSSVSKVKNAQIWAPPQPAIAA, translated from the exons atgGCGCCTCTGCTCTTCAAGGACATGAGGAGCCTGTCGTGCTCGTCTCCGGCGTCCACCGCCATCTGCCCGAGCCTCGAGCGGCAGCCGATGGTCCGGCCGCAcaaggccgccgccagcccgcTCTGCCAGGCCCCTGCCGAGCCCAGAACCCACAGGCAAGACGGCAAGAAAGGGCAGCAGCACAGGACTATcactgttgctgctgctgctgctgctgccaatGGCGAGCTCGCTAGCCCGGCTGGGTCTACCAGGTACCTGCTGAGCGGCCGTTcccccggcgccggagccgaggAGATCCAGGAGgtggagtcggcggcggctgctgctactgccCCCGGTGGTGATGCCAGGAAGGAGGAGCCtgttgctgccgctgctgctgggaAGAACGCGAACACGCAGGAGCAG GTGGTCGTGCTGAAGGTGTCCCTGCACTGCAAGGCGTGCGCGGGCAAAGTGAAGAAGCACCTCTCCAAGATGGAAG GTGTGAGGACGTTCAGCATCGACTTCGCGGCGAAGAAGGTGACGGTGGTGGGCGACGTGACCCCGCTGGGCGTGCTCAGCAGCGTCTCCAAGGTCAAGAACGCCCAGATctgggcgccgccgcagcccgccATTGCCGCCTGA